The Hymenobacter monticola genomic interval ACCGCTTCAACGCCAACACCTTCTGCGAGAACGACTACGCGGGCTGGTCGGCCCCGCTCAGCAACCTGGCCAACTGGCGATATGAGGGCGTGAGCTACCGCCGCACCCAGGACCCGGCCAACCCCAGCGGCTCGATGTCGATGTACGCGCCCGACGCCCAGCGCGGCCCCGATGGCCGCTACTACCTCTACTACCAGCTCTCGCGCAAAAACGCCATCTCGGTGGCTGTGGCCGACGCGCCGGCCGGCCCGTACCAGTTCTACGGCTACGTCACCAATCCCGACGGCTCGCTGCTGGGCGATAAGCCCCAGGACCACAACCAGTTCGACCCCGGTATCTTTATCGATGACGACAAGCGCATCTACCTCTACACTGGCTTCTGCCCGGTCGACTGGATGAAGACTCTCCTCAACCTGGGCCGGCCCGTTGGCAACGGCCCGATAGTAATCGAGCTGGAGCCGGACATGAAGACGGTGAAAGTGCCCTCCGACGGCCGCTTCCTGGTGCCCGACAAGTCGGCGGAGGCGGGCACCGGCTTCGAGGGCCACGGCTTTTTCGAGGCGTCCTCGCTACGCAAAATCAACGGGCGGTACTACTTCATCTACTCGTCCTACAACGGCCACGAGCTGTGCTACGCCGTGAGCAACTCGCCCACCAGCGGCTTCACCTACGGCGGCGTGCTTGTCTCGAACGGCGACATCGGGCTGCCCGGCGTCAGTAACCCCACCAACGCCCGCAACTACACCGGCAACAACCACGGCTCCCTGGTGCAGGTGCGGGGCAAGTGGTACGTCTTTTACCACCGCCAAACCAACCAGCACATGTTCTCGCGCCAGGGCTGCGCTGAGGAAATCCAGGTGCTGCCCGACGGCCGCATTCCGCAGGTGGAGATGACCTCGCAGGGCCTCAACGGCAAGCCTCTGCGCGACAGCGGCGTGTATAGCGCACACATTGCCTGCAACTTATATTCCAAGGAAGGGGCCGTGAAGTACGACGTCTTCATGCCCCACGTGCCCCTCGAGCGCCACCCCTACCTCACGCAGGACGGCCCCGACCGCACCAGCCAGCCCAACCAGTACATCGCCAACATGCAGGACGGGGCCACGGCAGGCTTCAAGTATTTCGACTTCCAGGGGGCCAACGCCATCGCCGTGACCACCCGCGGCCCCGGGCGGGGCAAGATGCTGGTCAAGGATGGGCCGCAGGGCTCGGTAGTGGCCGAGGTAGCCATTCAGCCCTCCGAGCAAACGCAGACGTTCCAAGCACCCCTGCGCATTAGAACGGGCAGGAAGCCGTTGTTTTTCGTGTTTCAGGGCACCGGAGCTGTTGAGTTTCACAAGTTCGAGTTGGCCAAGCGGTGAGTATGCACTCATCGTCCCCTTCTCTCTACATTATGTTGCGGGCTGCTTAAATGCCGTACCAACTGCTTGCCGGCTGATTTTCCTAGTACCTGCTTAGCCTCTAGGTAGGTGCACACCTGATAATCCTGCTCGTGGCATCAAGCAGCGTTGGCTATCGATAATTGATTAAAGGTCTGAGCTACCAGTGCCTCCTCCATTGCGACTTGCAGCGGGGGAGGCATTCTATTTCAGCCCAATAGCCCTGCTGCTCCACCGGAAGCGAATGAGTGGACGGCAATGGCATTTACTCCAATCGTTTGCTAAAAAAAGAAAAAATTGTTAAAAATTATTTATCTGTTAATCAGGTACTTAAAAATTATCAGGCCCTTTGAGTGATTACTTACTCTTGGCTTGCAAAAAAAATAATTTATCATTGTGACACATTGCAACAATGGCAATAAAAATGCTGCACTTTGCTGGTAGCCAGTAACCTATTCGGTTTCCTGGACTGGACCTGCCTGCCCGTACGATTCAGCTAATTCCCACCTCCATTCTCACACTTTGATGAAACCAAGACTACTCCCGGTATGCCTATCAGGCGTCTTGCTGTTTGGCAGCAAGCAGGTGCTGGCCCAAACCCGGCCGGATAGCGTGAAAGTGCCCCAGGCGGACTCCACGGCCCTTAAAAAGACCGAGCAGAACCGCAACGTGATGCTAAACGCGGACACCAACACCGGCCCGCGGCAGGTAAACATCGGGTTGCCGTTTACCGGCGACATCACCATTCTGGAGAACGAGGTGCCGGTGGTGTACAACTTCAACCCGACGGTGCCCACTGCCACTTGGCGTTTCAGCAACAGCCTGGCCAAACTGGGGCTGCTTTCTTTTGCGGAGAGCGCGCTGACCTTCGGCAAGGTGGGCTTCACGGTGCAGTCGTCCGACCGCGACCCTACCCCTACCCTCAAAGGATTTGTCACTTTTTACGGCAACAGCTTTGGCTCGTCGCGCTACGATGCGACCATTACCGGCCCACTCAGTAAAAACGGTTGGGGCTTCATGGTCAACGGCTTTCAGACGTTTGACCGCGGCAACGGCACCAACTTTATGTACACGCCTTGGACTGACAAGACATCTTTGGTAAAGCTCGGCATTACTAAGAAGTTCGAGAAAGGCAACATTCGGGTATTGTACAAATACTCCGACTCGCGGCAGCAGCTCACTAACTACAACCCGCTCGTGTACGAGGGCGACGGCAAAACTCGCGCCTTGGATAACTTCGACCTCGGCCGCGACTCCTACCTGCCGCGCGACGGCCAGTTGCCGGTTTACGATGCCTACACGGGTGCTCCAACCTTCGTCGGCTTGGATGCTGGCAACCGGTTTCAGTCCCACAACATCTACCTGACCGGGGCCTACAAGTTCAACAACGACTGGAAGCTGTCGGCTTCCTCGATGTTCCAGCACATGACGGGGGGCCTGGCCTCGGTGCAGCCCATCAGCCTGCTCATCGTAGACCCCGACCAGCAACAGGGCCAGCTCTACACCTACCAGGGCACGAACAAGGCGTACACCGGCTCGGTGCAGTACGCGGCCAGCTACGCCGTGCGCGACTTGGACAGCAAGTCGTTGTTCAGCCGGGCCGAAATTGCCCGGCAGTTCACCAAGCACTCGCTGCGCTTCGGCCTGACGCAACTCTACAGCCACCGCCAGTACGATATTTCCAGCGGCCTGTTTTTGCAAACGGTGCAAGCCAACCCCGAGCGGCTCGACCTCGCCGCCGTTATTCCGGGCGTGGGCACGTTCAAGGCCACCAACGACTTCGGGCTGCTGCCTGCCGCCAGCGGGGGCTATGGCTTCACGACCGACGAAACCTTCAACAGCCAGGCGTTCTATGCGTCCGACGACATTAAGGTGAACAGTAGGCTCGATGTGGGCCTCGGGGGGCGCATCGAGCACCTGAACATCACCGAAAACAAGAATCCCTACCTCAACGACTTCGTGAAGGGGCGCCCCTTCATTAACTATAGCTTCGGTAACCTCTGGAACAAGGTGGGCGTGGCCAGCGCCGTACTCAAGCTGACCGCCAAGTTCGGCCTGGTGGGCGACTTCACCTACAACTCGTCGTACGACCGCTACTGGGACTACCAGTACCGCGACGGCAACGGCAACCCCATGCCCGACCCCGCTACGCCCACGGCCAACCCGCTGCAAAACCAGCCCCACCCGCTGGAAAGTGTGGTGCTCAACTTCGGGGGCGGCTTGTTCTACAACGCCGGCGACAAATTCAGCGTGGTGTCGAAGGTGAACCGAATTTCAAAAACCAACATCCGCACCAACCCGACCATCACCAACCCGGCCGACCCGACCCAGCGCCGGACGTTCGACCCGCTGTTTTACGACCTCGAAACGCTGGGCTGGAACACGGACATCGTGACTACGCCCTTCAAAGGCTTCTCGCTGCACTACCTGCTCACGGTGCAGAACCCGGTGTTCAAGAACTACGATATCGGCGCGTTCGGCGTCACCTACAACTACAGCAACAACCGCATCCCGGAGCTGTCGAAGGTGCTGATGGAAATTGACCCAAGCTACTCGTTTCTGCAGGGCAAAGTGCGGGTGTGGGCCAGCGTGCGCTACTACAGCAAACAGTACCCCAACCTGAGCAACTCGTTCTCTTACAACGCCTGGTTCGAGAACTTCGGCGGCATCGACTACCGCGTGAACCGCAACATCGACTTCAAGCTGCAAGTCACCAACTTCCTCGACCAGAAGGGCGTGAAAGGCAGCATCCTGGGCGCCGACCAGATTATCGATGCAACGCCGTACGTGGGCCGCAAAATTGTCGCCAGCGCTATCCGCCCCCGCACCATTGAGCTAACCGCCAACTTCAAATTCTAAATTTTCCTTTAACCCACCCTTTCAATAATTCCTGGTATCATGAAAAAGTTAAATGTAATCCTCGCTGCTATGTTTGCCCTGCTGCTCTCGTTTGCGGCCCAGGCCCAGACCCCACCCGCCGACTATTTCACCGGCAAATGGAAAGTAGCCCTAGAGGGCACTCCTGGCGGCGACCAGACGATGTTCATCGAGCTTACCCGCAAAGACGGCAAGCTCACGGGCGGGGCCTTCGACCCCAAAACCAACAAGCTGGGCATCACTTTCGACCGGGTGGAGGAAACCCCCAAGTCGGTGACGGTGTACTTCAAAGCCTCGGGCGTAGACGTGTTCATGAACCTGGACAAGCAGGACGACACCCACGCTACGGGCAGCATGATGGACATGTTTGACGCCAAAGCCGAGCGCGTGGCCACCGCCACGCCAGTGAAGTAATTACCTAAATGCAGTGGAGTACAGCGGGGGAAGCCGAGCTTCGCCCGTTGTGCTCCACTCTTTTTTTGCCGGCCTAGGTGCCTTAGGCCCTTTTTGTCTGGTATAGCCCGCCGCGCGGCGGCTACCCACTAGCCTGCTGCCCCCTAAGCGGCGCGCCACCGGTCCCTTGCGGATACCGCGTGTTACCCCTCCTGAATCTGGATTTGATGACGGGCCTGCTGGCGCGAAAGCGCACAGTGCCGGGCCGCGCCTTGCCCTCTTTTCTCCCGCCTCCCCATGAAAAATACCCTTTACGCCGGCACCCTCTGCCTGCTGCTGGGCCTGGGCGGCCCGGCCGCGCACGGCCAGGTAGCGCCCAAGCCCACCACCATTTGCAACCCCCTGAACCTGAGTTACCGGTACCAGCTCAAGAAGCCCTCGCGCCGCGAGGCGGCCGACCCCACGATGGTGGCCTACAAAGGCAAGTACTACCTGTTTGTCTCCAAATCGGGATGCTACTGGTCGTCGAGCGACTTGCTGAACTGGAAGATGATTACCTCGCAGCAACTGCCCTTCGAGGACTACGCGCCCACGGTGGTGGTGATGCGCGATTCGCTGTTTTTCATGGCCACCAACTGGGGGCGCAACAACAAGAGCATCTTCAAAACCGCCGACCCGGAATCGGGCAAGTGGCAGGTGGCGGTGCAGACCTTTCCGAAGAATCTCAGCGACCCCGACTTGTTTCTGGACGACAACGGCAAGCTCTACCTCTACGACGGCACGTCGAACGAAACGCCCATCGCGGGTACGGAGCTGAACAGCAAGACCCTCTTGCCGGTGGGCCAGTCCGTGGTCACCGTAAGCGGCCACCAGAACGTGGACGGCTGGGAGCGCCAGGGCGACTACAACGAGAAGGAGGAAGGCCCCTTCGTGGAAGGCGCCTGGATGACCAAGCACGCGGGCAAGTACTACTTCCAGTACGCGGCGCCCGGCACGCAGCACAAGAGCTACAACGACGGGGTGTACATGGCCGAAACGCCCCTGGGGCCGTTTAAGCTGGCCGAGCACAACCCGTATTCCTATAAGCCCGAGGGCTTTATTACCGGGGCCGGGCACGGCAGTCTGTTTCAGGACAAGTACGGCAACTATTGGAAGGTGGCGACGATGGTGATTTCCGTCAAGCAGATGTTTGAGCGCCGCCTGGGGTTATTTCCGACCTTCTTCGATGCCGATGGCACGCTGCACACCTACACCGCCTTCGGCGACTTTCCGCACACCGTGCCGCAGCGCAAGCTCAGCGGCCCGGCCGACTACCAGCCCACCGCGATGCTGCTCTCCTACCACAAGCCGGTGGAGGTGTCCTCGACGCTCGACAAACACCCCAAGGAAAACGTGACGGGCGAGGACATCCGCCGCTGGTGGAGCGCGGCCACCGGCAACAAGGGCGAGTTTGCGCTGGTCGATTTGCAAAGCCCCTGCACCGTGCGCGCCGTGCAGCTCAACTTCGCCGACGAGGGCACCACCATTCTGGGCAGCGAAATTGGGCGGGCCGATTCCATCTACTACCAGTACCTGCTGGAGTACTCGACCGACAAGAAAACCTGGAAAACCCTGGCCGACAAGCGCACCAACAAGACCGACGTGCCCCACGACTACTTGGAGCTGGCTACGCCCGTTACGGCCCGCTACGTGCGCCTGACTAACTACCACGTGCCCGACGGCAAGTTTGCCCTCTCCGGCCTGCGCGTATTCGGCAAGGGCACCGGCAAGGCGCCGGCCCCCGTCGCGGCCTTCACCGCCACTCGCGATGCCGCCGACGCCCGCAACGTGACCCTGACGTGGCCCGCCGTACCCGGCGCCACGGGCTACAATATCCGGTTTGGCTCGAAGGCCGACAAGCAGTACCTGGACTACCAGGTGCTAGGCGCTAACACGCTGACCATGCACAGCTTGAATAAGCTGCAAGACTACTATTTCACCATCGACGCCTTCAACGAGAACGGCATCACCAAGGGCACGAAAACCGTGAAGGCGGCCACTCCGGCCAAATAAGCTGCCGGACGGCATACCTCCCTCCCGCTTTTAGAAGCGCAACTTATCAGCTTCCACTACATGAGACTTTCCGCATTTCGCCGCGCATTCGTGGGTCCTTTTCTGCTGGCCGCTTCGGTGGCGCAGGCCCAGAACCAGCCGCCGCAGCTGGGCACCGCCCCCATCCCCGAGGTCATCAAGGCAATGACGCTCGAAGAAAAAGCCAACTTGGTAGTGGGCAACGGCTTTTACCTGCCCGACCTGGCCAAGCTGATGCCGCAGATGCTGAAAAATCTGCGCCCCGAGCAAAGCAAAATCGTGGGTACGGCGGGTACCACCTACGCCCTGCCCAAGTTCAACATTGCCTCGCTGGCCGAGTCCGACGGACCCTCCGGTATCAACGTGTACTACCAGAGCGGGAGCCGCACGTTCTACGCTACAGCCTGGCCCAGCCCCGAACTCCAGGCCTGTAGCTGGGACACGGCGCTGGTGCGCCAGGTGGGCCGGGCCTACGGGCACGAGGCCAAGGAGTACGGCCTGGATATCCCGCTGGCCCCGGCCCTGAATTTGCACCGCAGCCCGCTGGGCGGGCGCAACTTCGAGTATTATTCCGAGGACCCACTGGTGTCGGGCCGCATGGCGGCCGCGATGGTGCAGGGCCTGCAGAGCCAGGGAATCGGCAGCAGCATCAAGCACTTCGCGGCCAACAACCAGGAAACCAACCGCAACACGGTCAACACCATCGTGAGCGAGCGGGCGCTGCGCGAGCTGTACCTGCGCGGCTTCGAGATTGCCGTGAAGGAGGCCCAACCCTGGACGGTGATGTCGTCCTACAACAAGATTAACGGCACTTACACGTCCGAAAGCCGCGATTTGCTCACCACCATTCTGCGTGACGAGTGGGGCTTCAAGGGTTTCGTGATGACCGACTGGTTTAGCGGCACCGACCCCGTGGCCCAGCAGCGGGCCGGCAACGACCTGCTCATGCCCGGCAAACCCGAGGAGACGCAGAAAATCATTGCCGCCGTGCAAAGCAAGGCCCTGCCCGAAAGCGTGCTCGACGAGAACGTGGCCCGCATTCTGCGCGTGATGCTGCAAGCCCCTTCGTTCAAGAAGTACGCCTACGCCGACCACACCGACCTTACGCAGAGCGCGCGGCTGGCCCGCGAGGCCGCCGCGCAGAGCATGGTGCTGCTCAAAAACAGCGCGGCCACCCTGCCCATTAGCAGCCGCAAGCAACTGGTATCGCTGTTTGGCAGCACCAGCTACGACCTGCTGGCCGGCGGCTCGGGCAGCGGCACCGTCAACGCTACCTATAAGGTGTCGCTGGCCGATGGCCTCACCCGCGCGGGCTATACGCTGGAGCAGAAAGTGCAGCAGGCCTACACCCAGTACGTGGGTCAGGAATTGCTCAAACGGCCTAAACAGACGTTTATGCAGCAGTTTGCCAAGCCTTATAAGCCCGTGGTGGAGTTGCCGCTCGACAGCGCGCTGCTCGTGCAGTCGGCCAAGACGGGCGGCGTGGCCGTTATATCCTTCGGCCGGGTGGCGGGCGAAGGCACTGACCGCAAGCCGGAGGATTTTTACCTGACCGACGCGGAAAAAAGCCTGCTCAAGCGCGTGTCCACCGCCTTCCACGCCCAGGGCAAGAAGGTGGTCGTGGTGCTCAACGTAACCGGGGTGGTGGATGTGGCCCAGTGGCGCGACCAGGCCGATGCCATCGTGCTGGCCTGGCTGCCCGGCCAGGAGGGCGGCAACGCGCTGGCCGACGTGCTCAGCGGCCAGGTGAACCCTTCGGGCAAACTCGCCAGCACCTTCCCTATGCGCTACGCCGATGAGCCGACGGCCAAGAATTTCCCCGGCAAAACCCTGCCGGTTCCGGCCAGTGCGGCTAGTACGGGGGTGTTTACTTCGGCCGCCCCGCCGGCCGAGGTGACGTACGAAGAGGGCGTGTACGTGGGCTACCGCTACTACAACACATTCGGCGTGAAACCGGCCTACGAGTTCGGCTACGGCTTGAGCTATACTACGTTTAGCTACGGTCCGCTCACGCTTAGCGCTCCCACTTTTAGCGGCCAGCTCACAGCTACGGTCACCATCACCAACACCGGGAAGGTTGCCGGCAAGGAAGTAGCCCAGCTCTACCTGGCGGCCCCCACAACTAAACTCGATAAGCCCAGCAGTGAGCTCAAGGGCTTTGCCAAAACCGGCCTGCTTCAACCCGGCCAGTCGCAGACGCTCACCTTCACCCTGCAACCCCACGACTTAGCCTCGTTCAACACCAAAGCTTCGGCGTGGGTAGCCGACGCCGGCACCTACGCCGTGCGGGTGGGCGCCTCCTCGCTCGATGTCAAGGGCACGGCCTCGTTCAAGCTGGCCAAGGAGCTGGTGGTGGAGAAAACCCACAAGTCGCTGACGCCGCAGGTGGCCATCAAGGAGCTGCAATTCAAGAAATAATCTGCCCACCGGGCCTCCGCTTACCCATGAACTATTTGCTTGGCTACGACCTCGGTAGCTCTTCCATCAAGGCGGCGCTGCTCGACAGCGCTACCGGCCGCTGCGTGGCCTCGGCCACGAGTCCGGCCGGGGGGCGCGAGCTGGGCATGGACGTGCCCCAGCCCGGCTGGGCCGAGCAGCACCCCGAGCGCTGGTGGCAGGAAGTGGTGGCGGCCACGCAGCTGCTGCGCCGCCACTTCCCCTTTGCGCCCGGCGAAGTCGCCGCCATCGGCATCACCTACCAGATGCACGGGCTGGTGCTGGTCGATAAGGAGGGGCAGGTGCTGCGCCCGGCCATCATCTGGTGCGACAGCCGGGCCGTGGACTTGGGCAACCAAGCGTTTAGCGACCTCGGCGAAGCGTACTGCCTGGAAAATTTTCTCAACTCGCCGGGCAATTTCACGGCCAGCAAGCTGAAGTGGGTGCGCGAAAACGAGCCGCAGGTGTACGCCCGCATCCACAAGGCGCTGCTGCCCGGCGACTACCTCGCCTACCGGCTCACGGGCGAGCTGCAAACCACCGTGTCGGGCTTGTCGGAGGGCGTGTTCTGGAACTTCAAGCGGCAGGCCGTGGCCCAGGAGCTGCTCGACTACTACAGCCTCGATGCCGCGCTGCTGCCTACGGTCGTGGACACGTTCGCGGTGCAGGGCCGGCTCCACGCCGAGGCCAGCCAGGCGCTGGGCCTGGCGGCGGGCACGCCCATCAGCTACCGCGCCGGCGACCAGCCCAACAACGCTTTCTCGCTCAATGTGTTGAACGCGGGCGAGGTGGCGGCCACGGCCGGCACCAGCGGCGTCGTGTACGGCATCAACGAAACGCTAACGGCCGACCCGCGCTCGCGGGTCAACTCGTTCGTGCACGTCAACAGCACCCACGCGCAACCTAAGAACGGGGTGCTGCTGTGCCTCAACGGCACGGGCATCCTCAACAGCTGGCTGCGGCGGCTGGTGGGCGAGCTGCCCTACGACGAGCTGAACCAGCTGGCGGCGCAGGCCCCGGTGGGCGCGGCGGGCCTGCGGTTTCTGCCCTTCGGCAACGGGGCCGAGCGGGTGCTCGAAAACCGCCCATCGGCCGCCGGGCTGCACGGGCTGCAATTCAACGTGCACGGGCGCGAGCACGTGATTCGCGCCGCGCAGGAGGGCATCGTGTACGCCCTCACCTACGGCCTGGACATCATGCGCGACATGGGGGTGCGGGCGCAACGGGTGCGCGCCGGCCACGCCAACATGTTTCTGAGCCCGGTGTTCCGCGAGGCCTTCGTGAACGCGGGCAACCTGACGCTGGAACTCTACGACACCGACGCCGCCCAGGGCGCGGCGCGCGCCGCGGGCCTGGGGGCCGGCATCTACGCCAGCGAGGCGGAGGCCTTTGCCGGCCTGCGCCTGCTGAGCGCTACCGAGCCGACGCCCGCCCTGCGCGAGCAGTACCAAGCCGCCTACGCCGACTGGCTAACCCTGCTGGCGCCCGAGACCCAGCCGGAACGGCGGCTGGCTTAACTTTTTTCTACCCCCCAACCATTACCGACTACCCTTCTTACATGGCAACCTCCGAGTATTTCAAAGGCATAAACAAGATTCAATTTGAAGGCCGCGAGTCGGACAACCCTCTTGCCTTCAAGTGGTACGATGCCGACCGCGTAATAGCCGGCAAAACCATGCGCGACCACCTGCGCTTTGCCACGGCCTACTGGCACACCTTCGTGGGCACCGGCGGCGACCCCTTCGGCCCCGGCACCAAAACCTTTGCCTGGGACCAAAAGGGTGACATCATCGGCCGGGCCAAAGACAAAGCTGACGCCGCATTCGAGTTTTTCACCAAGCTGGGCACGCCGTACTATTGCTTTCACGACATCGACCTCGTGGACGAGGGCGCGTCCTTGAGCGAGTACGAAAGCAACCTCGCCGCCATCGTGGACTACTGCAAGCAAAAGCAGCAGGAAACCGGCGTAAAGCTGCTCTGGGGCACGGCCAACGTCTTCTCGCACCCGCGCTACATGAACGGCGCCAGCACCAACCCCGACTTCGCGGTAGTGGCCCACGCGGGCACGCAGGTCAAGAATGCCATCGACGCCACCATTGCCCTGGGGGGCGAGAACTACGTGTTCTGGGGCGGTCGCGAGGGCTACATGACCCTGCTTAACACCAACATGAAGCGCGAGCTGGCCCACCTGGCGCAGTTCCTAACCATGGCCCGCGACTATGCGCGTCGGCAGGGCTTTACGGGCAAGTTCTTCATCGAGCCCAAGCCGGCCGAGCCTACCAAGCACCAGTATGATTTCGACGCCGCCACCGTTATCGGCTTCCTCAAAGAGCACCATTTAGAACACGATTTCCAACTGAACCTCGAAGTGAACCACGCCACGCTGGCGGGCCACACCTTCCAGCACGAGCTGCAAGTAGCTGCCGACGCTGGCATGCTGGGCAGCATGGACGCCAACCGCGGCGACTACCAGAACGGCTGGGACACCGACCAGTTCCCGAACAATCTAAACGAGCTGACCGAGTCGATGCTCATTATCCTGGAGGCCGGCGGCATCACGCAGGGCGGCATCAACTTCGACGCCAAGACGCGCCGCAACTCGACCGACTTGGAGGATATCTTCATCGCCCACATCGCGGGCATGGACACGTTTGCGCGGGCGCTGGTCGTGGCCGATAATATCCTGACCAAGTCGCCCTACAAGCAGTTCCGCCACGAGCGCTACGCCTCGTTTGACGCCGGCGCGGGCGCTGAGTACGAAAAGGGCGGTCTCACGCTGGAAGACCTGCGCCGCATTGCTCACGAAACCGGCGAGCCTACGCCCCGCAGCGGCAAGCAGGAGTGGCTGGAAAGCATTATTAACCAGTAT includes:
- a CDS encoding family 43 glycosylhydrolase — its product is MRKPNALLRILKTVGIAVGSLVGLFVVAGLGIYAYLRFTSSPRPPHTEAIAAATVLAPDTTQAVNPYLPAWEYVPDGEPRVFGDRLYVFGSHDRFNANTFCENDYAGWSAPLSNLANWRYEGVSYRRTQDPANPSGSMSMYAPDAQRGPDGRYYLYYQLSRKNAISVAVADAPAGPYQFYGYVTNPDGSLLGDKPQDHNQFDPGIFIDDDKRIYLYTGFCPVDWMKTLLNLGRPVGNGPIVIELEPDMKTVKVPSDGRFLVPDKSAEAGTGFEGHGFFEASSLRKINGRYYFIYSSYNGHELCYAVSNSPTSGFTYGGVLVSNGDIGLPGVSNPTNARNYTGNNHGSLVQVRGKWYVFYHRQTNQHMFSRQGCAEEIQVLPDGRIPQVEMTSQGLNGKPLRDSGVYSAHIACNLYSKEGAVKYDVFMPHVPLERHPYLTQDGPDRTSQPNQYIANMQDGATAGFKYFDFQGANAIAVTTRGPGRGKMLVKDGPQGSVVAEVAIQPSEQTQTFQAPLRIRTGRKPLFFVFQGTGAVEFHKFELAKR
- a CDS encoding TonB-dependent receptor, which translates into the protein MKPRLLPVCLSGVLLFGSKQVLAQTRPDSVKVPQADSTALKKTEQNRNVMLNADTNTGPRQVNIGLPFTGDITILENEVPVVYNFNPTVPTATWRFSNSLAKLGLLSFAESALTFGKVGFTVQSSDRDPTPTLKGFVTFYGNSFGSSRYDATITGPLSKNGWGFMVNGFQTFDRGNGTNFMYTPWTDKTSLVKLGITKKFEKGNIRVLYKYSDSRQQLTNYNPLVYEGDGKTRALDNFDLGRDSYLPRDGQLPVYDAYTGAPTFVGLDAGNRFQSHNIYLTGAYKFNNDWKLSASSMFQHMTGGLASVQPISLLIVDPDQQQGQLYTYQGTNKAYTGSVQYAASYAVRDLDSKSLFSRAEIARQFTKHSLRFGLTQLYSHRQYDISSGLFLQTVQANPERLDLAAVIPGVGTFKATNDFGLLPAASGGYGFTTDETFNSQAFYASDDIKVNSRLDVGLGGRIEHLNITENKNPYLNDFVKGRPFINYSFGNLWNKVGVASAVLKLTAKFGLVGDFTYNSSYDRYWDYQYRDGNGNPMPDPATPTANPLQNQPHPLESVVLNFGGGLFYNAGDKFSVVSKVNRISKTNIRTNPTITNPADPTQRRTFDPLFYDLETLGWNTDIVTTPFKGFSLHYLLTVQNPVFKNYDIGAFGVTYNYSNNRIPELSKVLMEIDPSYSFLQGKVRVWASVRYYSKQYPNLSNSFSYNAWFENFGGIDYRVNRNIDFKLQVTNFLDQKGVKGSILGADQIIDATPYVGRKIVASAIRPRTIELTANFKF
- a CDS encoding family 43 glycosylhydrolase, which encodes MKNTLYAGTLCLLLGLGGPAAHGQVAPKPTTICNPLNLSYRYQLKKPSRREAADPTMVAYKGKYYLFVSKSGCYWSSSDLLNWKMITSQQLPFEDYAPTVVVMRDSLFFMATNWGRNNKSIFKTADPESGKWQVAVQTFPKNLSDPDLFLDDNGKLYLYDGTSNETPIAGTELNSKTLLPVGQSVVTVSGHQNVDGWERQGDYNEKEEGPFVEGAWMTKHAGKYYFQYAAPGTQHKSYNDGVYMAETPLGPFKLAEHNPYSYKPEGFITGAGHGSLFQDKYGNYWKVATMVISVKQMFERRLGLFPTFFDADGTLHTYTAFGDFPHTVPQRKLSGPADYQPTAMLLSYHKPVEVSSTLDKHPKENVTGEDIRRWWSAATGNKGEFALVDLQSPCTVRAVQLNFADEGTTILGSEIGRADSIYYQYLLEYSTDKKTWKTLADKRTNKTDVPHDYLELATPVTARYVRLTNYHVPDGKFALSGLRVFGKGTGKAPAPVAAFTATRDAADARNVTLTWPAVPGATGYNIRFGSKADKQYLDYQVLGANTLTMHSLNKLQDYYFTIDAFNENGITKGTKTVKAATPAK
- a CDS encoding glycoside hydrolase family 3 C-terminal domain-containing protein, producing the protein MRLSAFRRAFVGPFLLAASVAQAQNQPPQLGTAPIPEVIKAMTLEEKANLVVGNGFYLPDLAKLMPQMLKNLRPEQSKIVGTAGTTYALPKFNIASLAESDGPSGINVYYQSGSRTFYATAWPSPELQACSWDTALVRQVGRAYGHEAKEYGLDIPLAPALNLHRSPLGGRNFEYYSEDPLVSGRMAAAMVQGLQSQGIGSSIKHFAANNQETNRNTVNTIVSERALRELYLRGFEIAVKEAQPWTVMSSYNKINGTYTSESRDLLTTILRDEWGFKGFVMTDWFSGTDPVAQQRAGNDLLMPGKPEETQKIIAAVQSKALPESVLDENVARILRVMLQAPSFKKYAYADHTDLTQSARLAREAAAQSMVLLKNSAATLPISSRKQLVSLFGSTSYDLLAGGSGSGTVNATYKVSLADGLTRAGYTLEQKVQQAYTQYVGQELLKRPKQTFMQQFAKPYKPVVELPLDSALLVQSAKTGGVAVISFGRVAGEGTDRKPEDFYLTDAEKSLLKRVSTAFHAQGKKVVVVLNVTGVVDVAQWRDQADAIVLAWLPGQEGGNALADVLSGQVNPSGKLASTFPMRYADEPTAKNFPGKTLPVPASAASTGVFTSAAPPAEVTYEEGVYVGYRYYNTFGVKPAYEFGYGLSYTTFSYGPLTLSAPTFSGQLTATVTITNTGKVAGKEVAQLYLAAPTTKLDKPSSELKGFAKTGLLQPGQSQTLTFTLQPHDLASFNTKASAWVADAGTYAVRVGASSLDVKGTASFKLAKELVVEKTHKSLTPQVAIKELQFKK
- a CDS encoding xylulokinase, whose product is MNYLLGYDLGSSSIKAALLDSATGRCVASATSPAGGRELGMDVPQPGWAEQHPERWWQEVVAATQLLRRHFPFAPGEVAAIGITYQMHGLVLVDKEGQVLRPAIIWCDSRAVDLGNQAFSDLGEAYCLENFLNSPGNFTASKLKWVRENEPQVYARIHKALLPGDYLAYRLTGELQTTVSGLSEGVFWNFKRQAVAQELLDYYSLDAALLPTVVDTFAVQGRLHAEASQALGLAAGTPISYRAGDQPNNAFSLNVLNAGEVAATAGTSGVVYGINETLTADPRSRVNSFVHVNSTHAQPKNGVLLCLNGTGILNSWLRRLVGELPYDELNQLAAQAPVGAAGLRFLPFGNGAERVLENRPSAAGLHGLQFNVHGREHVIRAAQEGIVYALTYGLDIMRDMGVRAQRVRAGHANMFLSPVFREAFVNAGNLTLELYDTDAAQGAARAAGLGAGIYASEAEAFAGLRLLSATEPTPALREQYQAAYADWLTLLAPETQPERRLA
- the xylA gene encoding xylose isomerase, with the translated sequence MATSEYFKGINKIQFEGRESDNPLAFKWYDADRVIAGKTMRDHLRFATAYWHTFVGTGGDPFGPGTKTFAWDQKGDIIGRAKDKADAAFEFFTKLGTPYYCFHDIDLVDEGASLSEYESNLAAIVDYCKQKQQETGVKLLWGTANVFSHPRYMNGASTNPDFAVVAHAGTQVKNAIDATIALGGENYVFWGGREGYMTLLNTNMKRELAHLAQFLTMARDYARRQGFTGKFFIEPKPAEPTKHQYDFDAATVIGFLKEHHLEHDFQLNLEVNHATLAGHTFQHELQVAADAGMLGSMDANRGDYQNGWDTDQFPNNLNELTESMLIILEAGGITQGGINFDAKTRRNSTDLEDIFIAHIAGMDTFARALVVADNILTKSPYKQFRHERYASFDAGAGAEYEKGGLTLEDLRRIAHETGEPTPRSGKQEWLESIINQYI